In the genome of Coraliomargarita algicola, one region contains:
- a CDS encoding four helix bundle protein, protein MATIERFEDIQAWQKAREVAAAIYQLCKTGELAKDFGLRDQIRRSAVSVQSNIAEGFGREGNKEFIRFLRIAKGSSTEFRSQLYNLLDADYITQIKFEELYQQSVETEKLIGGFINYLEKHI, encoded by the coding sequence ATGGCTACAATTGAACGATTCGAAGATATACAAGCTTGGCAGAAGGCTCGCGAAGTTGCTGCTGCGATCTACCAACTGTGCAAGACAGGCGAACTAGCCAAAGACTTTGGGTTACGTGATCAAATTCGACGATCTGCCGTTTCCGTGCAGTCCAACATCGCTGAAGGGTTCGGACGCGAAGGCAATAAAGAGTTCATCCGATTCCTAAGAATCGCCAAGGGCTCAAGCACCGAATTTAGATCACAACTCTACAACCTCCTAGACGCGGATTACATCACTCAAATAAAATTCGAAGAACTTTATCAACAGTCAGTCGAGACCGAGAAACTGATTGGTGGATTCATCAATTACCTAGAAAAACACATTTAA